The following coding sequences lie in one Eschrichtius robustus isolate mEscRob2 chromosome 17, mEscRob2.pri, whole genome shotgun sequence genomic window:
- the GSDMD gene encoding gasdermin-D, translating into MGCFRTVAVPGRPRFHFWIWGPLGCVLARQLRGRALRSQPAERPGFSFVGAGTQQSRSRPAGARPDPAARLRSMASAFARVVKSVVRELDHSGELTPVDSLQSSTSFQLYCLLGRRSSSSRFWRHRYTRVNLSIRDILEPDAPEPAVERGSAFHFHDAVDGQLQGSVELAAPGQGKLSGGAAVSGSSSTSMHVCMLRVAPNTWEAMHRERRLRQPEHKILQQLRNRGDDVFVVTEVLQTQKEVEVTRTQKQEGSGQFALPGAMCLQGRGEGHLSQKKMVTIPSGSILAFRVAQLVIGSDWDILFFPDKKQTTFRPQQQGGQLPWSSCLTSIRFLSVHFKFLSDGPVEDRLATTEDFQGLQAEVGAWAVGLEGLSKEPCGQLLGALGQVLRDEAALQALDESLEHGLRGGLLEPRDGPVGAVLQCLVFSSRRLEEELAGPVFYLLQALAVLSATQHVLLAEVLEMGALSGAFKLVESLLEQSTPWQERRAVSLPPELLGSSWDSEAPTWVLLEECGLEPQVGAPQVCWKPEAQGCAYALYACLALLFRLSRLC; encoded by the exons ATGGGGTGTTTCCGGACTGTCGCTGTGCCAGGCCGGCCGAGGTTTCACTTTTGGATCTGGGGACCTTTGGGCTGTGTGCTCGCTCGGCAGCTCCGGGGCAGAGCCCTCCGATCCCAGCCAGCAGAGCGGCCTGGCTTCAGCTTTGTGGGCGCGGGCACGCAACAGTCACGGTCACG TCCTGCGGGTGCAAGGCCTGACCCAGCTGCCCGCCTCAGGAGCATGGCATCGGCCTTTGCGAGGGTGGTCAAGAGCGTGGTCCGGGAGCTGGACCACAGTGGAGAGCTCACCCCTGTGGACAGCCTGCAGAGCTCCACCAGCTTCCAGCTCTACTGCCTTTTGGGCAGGAGGTCCTCGAGTTCACGGTTCTGGAGACACCGCTACACACGTGTCAACCTGTCCATCAGGGACATCCTGGAGCCCGACGCCCCGGAGCCAG CTGTGGAGCGTGGCAGCGCCTTCCATTTCCACGACGCTGTGGACGGGCAGCTGCAGGGCAGCGTGGAGCTGGCGGCCCCAGGACAGGGGAAGCTGTCAGGTGGGGCCGCGGTGTCGGGCAGCTCCAGCACCTCGATGCATGTGTGCATGCTGCGAGTGGCCCCCAACACCTGGGAAGCCATGCATCGGGAGAG GCGCTTGCGGCAGCCTGAGCACAAAATCCTGCAACAGCTGCGGAATCGTGGGGATGACGTGTTCGTCGTGACCGAGGTGCTGCAGACACAGAAGGAGGTGGAAGTCACCCGGACCCAAAAGCAGGAGGGCTCAGGCCAGTTTGCACTTCCGGGAGCCATGTGCCTGCAG GGCAGAGGCGAGGGCCACCTGAGCCAGAAGAAGATGGTCACCATCCCCTCGGGCAGCATCCTCGCATTTCGGGTGGCCCAGCTGGTTATTGGCTCTGACTGGG ACATCCTCTTCTTCCCGGACAAGAAGCAGACGACCTTCAGGCCACAGCAGCAAG GTGGCCAGCTGCCGTGGTCCTCCTGCCTCACCTCCATAAGGTTCCTCTCTGTCCACTTCAAGTTCCTGTCGG ACGGGCCCGTGGAGGACCGGTTGGCGACCACCGAAGACTTCCAGGGCCTGCAGGCAGAAGTGGGGGCCTGGGCCGTGGGCCTGGAGGGCTTGTCCAAGGAGCCTTGTGGGCAGCTGCTGGGGGCCCTCGGGCAGGTGCTGCGGGACGAGGCCGCCCTGCAAGCCCTGGATGAGTCG CTGGAGCACGGCCTGCGTGGAGGGCTTTTGGAGCCTCGGGATGGTCCGGTGGGTGCTGTCCTCCAGTGCCTGGTGTTCTCCTCCAGAAGGCTGGAAGAGGAACTTGCCGGCCCCGTCTTCTACCTGCTGCAAGCTCTAGCTG TGCTGAGTGCAACCCAGCACGTGCTGCTGGCTGAGGTGCTGGAGATGGGGGCCCTGTCGGGGGCGTTCAAACTG GTGGAGAGCCTTTTGGAGCAGAGCACCCCATGGCAGGAGCGCAGGGCCGTGTCCCTGCCGCCCGAGCTCCTGGGGAGCAGCTGGGACTCAGAGGCACCCACCTGGGTCCTGCTGGAGGAGTGCGGCCTTGAGCCACAGGTGGGCGCCCCCCAGGTGTgctggaaacctgaggcccagGGCTGTGCGTATGCGCTTTACGCCTGCCTGGCTCTGCTATTCAGGCTGAGCCGGCTCTGCTAG